One Massilia sp. 9096 genomic window carries:
- a CDS encoding heme-degrading domain-containing protein — MSKKENYPAIDVIKRQEQALQFTSFDNDTALAIGNHIIEQAKADKVAVTVDVTVNRNPWFFHAMTGTSPNNGDWIRRKSNLVNRTGHASFFTHVQAIDNGQDFNNLPTFDTKDFAAHGGSFPIILKGTGQIGTITVSGLEGVDDHAMVVRALKWYLKQDAIPLI; from the coding sequence ATGAGCAAGAAGGAAAATTACCCCGCCATCGACGTCATCAAGCGCCAGGAACAGGCGCTGCAGTTCACGTCGTTCGACAACGACACCGCGCTTGCGATCGGCAACCACATCATCGAGCAGGCGAAGGCGGACAAGGTCGCGGTCACGGTGGACGTCACCGTCAACCGCAACCCCTGGTTCTTCCACGCGATGACCGGCACCAGCCCGAACAACGGCGACTGGATCCGCCGCAAGAGCAACCTGGTCAACCGTACCGGCCACGCATCGTTCTTCACACACGTCCAGGCCATCGACAACGGCCAGGACTTCAACAACCTGCCGACCTTCGACACGAAGGACTTTGCCGCCCACGGCGGCTCGTTCCCGATCATCCTGAAGGGCACGGGGCAGATCGGCACCATCACGGTGTCGGGCCTGGAAGGCGTGGACGATCATGCGATGGTCGTTCGTGCACTGAAGTGGTACCTGAAGCAGGACGCCATCCCGCTGATCTGA
- a CDS encoding heparinase II/III family protein has product MGRRSHRRRIAATAGHHSLAETLLAALLAALPWPAPAHADWAQSPDPLVVRATPADGVAQRQNPPTFTWARYPGGAARYDIRIQPRDGPASGATADRNWYLPTRALAPGNYTWRVRAAGTNDWSDPRAFSIDAGSTTFEVPDNATLRARILARPRPRALAPSFTPYASWSPARKQDLEPYLSRLANEVRLQTGTLPDLADARWPLPITSPLTAAMAAQQSEIAHRIDEASRQLEAAAILWRLKKDTAALQEAFKRGDQLAALDPQGPTSYAHQDQATRQIALALVKATDLLAADLGRQRKVQWLNVVRVRAGEMFANLTQDGGRLDQHPFDSHGATLQGYLALVSTLALGDLPEAQKWFDFSLRAHAGKPEPWSGPEGGYANGTAYAEYTAGYFIALWDPILQATGVNMYLKPWTAGFLDFLIEFVPPGAPVHAFGDGSETRPDLRVLRAFARRMASPQAAWYASRLDATEDALAVLEAPYPMPVTATRRGIAPSNSAWFPSIGWVAVHSDIGASQDTAFYFKSSPYGSFNHSHGDQNGLLLNVAGRPLLVKAGWYDWYGSPLWSDWYRQTRAQNAITFDGGKGQRIDGYREQLQRNGRITAFAARPGYDYAEGDATPAYGGQLTRARRQVVYLHHAGAIVVRDTLAAKAPHTYEFNVHAPSVMKLESGSSVKIAAGGQAVCLRDLNGNAPFARWSGPPPKKGVTEDHGAFYLNNDGAAPAEFMVLLDIGCKRPRARVERTRGPPTVTVAGQRFSFD; this is encoded by the coding sequence ATGGGCAGGAGATCGCATCGACGCAGGATCGCCGCCACCGCCGGCCATCACTCGCTGGCGGAGACGCTGCTGGCTGCGCTGCTGGCAGCGCTGCCATGGCCCGCGCCCGCCCATGCCGACTGGGCGCAGTCGCCCGATCCGCTGGTCGTGCGCGCCACCCCGGCCGACGGCGTGGCGCAGCGGCAGAACCCGCCCACTTTCACCTGGGCGCGGTATCCCGGCGGCGCCGCGCGCTACGACATCCGCATCCAGCCGCGCGACGGGCCGGCGTCCGGCGCGACGGCCGATCGCAACTGGTACCTGCCGACCCGCGCGCTGGCGCCGGGCAATTACACCTGGCGCGTGCGCGCGGCCGGCACGAACGACTGGTCGGACCCGCGTGCGTTCTCGATCGACGCCGGCTCGACCACCTTCGAGGTGCCGGACAATGCCACGCTGCGCGCGCGCATCCTCGCGCGCCCGCGCCCGCGCGCGCTGGCGCCGTCGTTCACGCCGTACGCCAGCTGGAGCCCGGCCAGGAAGCAGGACCTGGAACCCTACCTGAGCCGCCTGGCCAACGAAGTCAGGCTGCAGACCGGGACGCTGCCCGACCTGGCCGACGCACGCTGGCCGCTGCCGATCACCTCGCCGCTGACCGCCGCGATGGCGGCCCAGCAGAGCGAGATCGCGCACCGCATCGACGAGGCGTCGCGCCAGCTGGAAGCGGCGGCCATCCTGTGGCGCCTCAAGAAGGATACGGCGGCCCTGCAGGAAGCGTTCAAGCGCGGCGACCAGCTGGCGGCCCTGGATCCGCAGGGGCCGACCAGCTATGCCCACCAGGACCAGGCGACGCGCCAGATCGCGCTGGCGCTGGTCAAGGCCACCGACCTGCTGGCCGCCGACCTGGGCAGGCAGCGCAAGGTGCAGTGGCTGAATGTCGTGCGCGTGCGCGCCGGCGAGATGTTCGCCAACCTGACGCAAGATGGTGGCCGCCTCGACCAGCACCCCTTCGATTCGCACGGCGCCACGCTGCAGGGCTACCTGGCGCTGGTCTCGACGCTGGCGCTGGGCGACCTGCCCGAGGCGCAAAAATGGTTCGACTTCAGCTTGCGCGCCCATGCCGGCAAGCCGGAGCCGTGGTCGGGGCCGGAAGGCGGCTATGCCAACGGCACCGCCTACGCCGAGTACACGGCCGGCTACTTCATCGCATTGTGGGACCCGATCCTGCAGGCGACCGGCGTGAACATGTACCTCAAGCCGTGGACCGCCGGCTTTCTCGACTTCCTCATCGAGTTCGTGCCGCCGGGCGCGCCGGTGCACGCCTTCGGCGACGGGTCCGAGACCCGGCCCGACCTGCGCGTGCTGCGCGCGTTCGCCAGGCGCATGGCGTCGCCGCAGGCCGCCTGGTACGCGAGCCGGCTGGACGCGACCGAGGATGCGCTGGCGGTGCTGGAAGCGCCCTACCCGATGCCGGTGACGGCAACCCGGCGCGGGATCGCGCCGTCGAACTCGGCCTGGTTCCCGAGCATCGGCTGGGTGGCGGTCCACAGCGACATCGGCGCCAGCCAGGATACCGCGTTCTACTTCAAGTCCAGCCCCTACGGCTCGTTCAACCACAGCCACGGCGACCAGAACGGCCTGCTCCTGAACGTCGCCGGCCGGCCGCTGCTGGTCAAGGCCGGCTGGTACGACTGGTACGGCTCGCCGCTGTGGAGCGACTGGTACCGCCAGACCCGCGCGCAGAACGCGATCACCTTCGATGGCGGCAAGGGGCAGCGGATCGACGGCTACCGCGAGCAGCTCCAGCGCAACGGCCGCATCACCGCCTTCGCCGCCCGCCCCGGCTACGATTACGCCGAAGGCGACGCCACGCCGGCCTACGGCGGCCAGCTGACGCGGGCGCGGCGCCAGGTGGTCTATCTGCACCATGCCGGCGCGATCGTGGTGCGCGACACGCTGGCGGCGAAGGCGCCGCACACCTACGAATTCAACGTGCACGCACCGAGCGTGATGAAGCTCGAAAGCGGATCCAGCGTGAAGATCGCCGCCGGCGGCCAGGCCGTGTGCCTGCGCGACCTGAACGGCAATGCGCCGTTCGCCAGGTGGAGCGGGCCGCCACCCAAAAAGGGGGTGACCGAGGACCATGGCGCCTTTTACCTGAACAACGACGGCGCCGCCCCGGCCGAATTCATGGTGCTGCTCGACATCGGCTGCAAGCGTCCGCGCGCGCGCGTCGAGCGTACGCGAGGGCCGCCCACGGTAACGGTCGCCGGGCAGCGTTTCAGCTTCGACTGA
- a CDS encoding porin, with protein sequence MGLLVANGSCIAQTSVTPYGILDIGVRPLWGMSANNAPVPSSYSTSLASGVDQTSVWGIKAQESLGGGWKALVRLEGGVNGDTGTSAKSDRLFDRHAWIALGSPYGTVALGRQPNLISDQLMLVDPLGKRFASFNPDINIAGLSNTKFGAHSFGTQYGPSGYADNFYRLDNTIKYSADVGPWQARAAYSAGEVAGNASAMSSHGVALAYQQDAWAVSGATMQLRSREDLALDAWSLGAALKLASWQFKTNFARNHADTGIAKTVSQRVSSVGVSRAIGHGLLVTAAWYGVRRAATGWRDDGFNRAFLYVEKTLGPRTTAYLEADTTTWLADAAGQTAGQPNDRHGSGLTLGLKQKF encoded by the coding sequence ATGGGTTTGCTCGTCGCGAACGGATCCTGTATCGCCCAGACCAGCGTCACCCCTTACGGCATCCTCGACATCGGGGTGCGCCCGCTGTGGGGCATGAGCGCCAACAATGCACCCGTGCCATCGAGTTACTCGACCTCGCTCGCCAGTGGCGTCGACCAGACCAGCGTCTGGGGCATCAAGGCGCAGGAGTCGCTCGGCGGCGGCTGGAAAGCGCTGGTCCGGCTGGAGGGCGGCGTCAACGGCGACACCGGCACCTCGGCCAAGAGCGACCGCCTGTTCGACCGCCACGCCTGGATCGCCCTCGGGTCGCCCTACGGCACGGTGGCGCTCGGGCGCCAGCCCAACCTGATCTCCGACCAGCTGATGCTCGTCGATCCGCTCGGCAAGCGCTTCGCCAGCTTCAACCCGGACATCAACATCGCGGGCCTGAGCAACACGAAGTTCGGCGCGCATTCGTTCGGCACCCAGTACGGACCGAGCGGCTACGCCGACAATTTCTACCGCCTCGACAACACGATCAAGTATAGCGCCGACGTCGGCCCCTGGCAGGCGCGCGCCGCCTACTCGGCCGGCGAGGTCGCGGGCAATGCGTCGGCCATGTCGAGCCACGGCGTGGCGCTGGCCTACCAGCAGGACGCATGGGCGGTCTCGGGGGCGACCATGCAGCTGCGCAGCCGCGAGGACCTGGCCCTGGACGCCTGGAGCCTGGGCGCGGCGCTCAAGCTGGCCAGCTGGCAGTTCAAGACCAACTTCGCGCGCAACCATGCCGACACCGGCATCGCCAAGACGGTCAGCCAGCGCGTGTCATCGGTCGGCGTGAGCCGTGCGATCGGCCACGGCCTGCTGGTCACGGCGGCCTGGTACGGCGTGCGGCGCGCAGCGACCGGCTGGCGCGACGACGGCTTCAACCGCGCCTTCCTGTACGTCGAAAAGACGCTCGGGCCGCGCACCACCGCCTACCTCGAAGCCGACACCACCACCTGGCTGGCCGACGCCGCCGGGCAAACCGCGGGCCAGCCCAACGACCGCCACGGCAGCGGCCTGACGCTCGGCCTGAAACAAAAATTCTGA
- a CDS encoding NAD(P)/FAD-dependent oxidoreductase produces MQSIVIVGGGVAGLELATRLGRTLGPRHKDRVVLIDTAPTHFWKPLLHEVAAGTIDPASHTIDYARQAIDNHFTFVCGEVVQVDRVQRTLTVRSRFDDMADSHTVLDYGRLVLAYGSVTNFFGIPGAEQHCMALDSVAGAEAFRKRFLQLCDAAGRRRQAQPEANSALDIVIVGAGPTGIELAADLRQTVDTLAHYGLSGLAAPQQVRIRIVERGSQVLPSLDAEASNLARRKLEAMGIVICTDTAVAEVREDAVATVDGRVFPAAITVWAAGVKGPDFSTHLNVLLNRSNQLLVDEHLRSVSDPEIHALGDCCTLQNPDKSAIAPPSAQAARQQAIYLANLLTHAQPDALPGFKYRDYGTLVSLGRGDAVGILRRAIGKHNVRVKGTFALAMYGLTYQRHVMGHLGPVRMAANVLARWFRSKMMMPVRWH; encoded by the coding sequence ATGCAATCCATCGTCATCGTCGGGGGCGGCGTCGCCGGCCTCGAACTCGCGACCCGGCTCGGGCGCACCCTCGGCCCACGCCACAAGGACCGCGTGGTCCTGATCGACACCGCGCCGACGCACTTCTGGAAGCCGCTGCTGCACGAAGTCGCCGCCGGCACCATCGATCCGGCCAGCCACACCATCGACTACGCACGCCAGGCGATCGACAACCACTTCACCTTCGTGTGCGGCGAAGTCGTGCAGGTCGACCGCGTCCAACGCACGCTGACCGTGCGCAGCCGCTTCGACGACATGGCCGACAGCCACACCGTCCTCGACTACGGCCGCCTGGTGCTGGCCTACGGCTCGGTGACCAACTTCTTCGGCATCCCGGGCGCCGAGCAGCACTGCATGGCGCTCGACAGCGTCGCCGGCGCCGAAGCCTTCCGCAAGCGCTTCCTGCAGCTGTGCGATGCGGCCGGACGCCGGCGCCAGGCGCAGCCCGAGGCCAACTCGGCGCTGGACATCGTCATCGTCGGCGCCGGCCCGACCGGCATCGAGCTGGCCGCCGACCTGCGCCAGACCGTCGACACGCTGGCCCACTACGGCCTGTCCGGCCTGGCGGCGCCGCAGCAGGTGCGCATCCGCATCGTCGAGCGCGGCTCGCAGGTGCTGCCGTCGCTGGACGCCGAGGCCTCGAACCTGGCGCGGCGCAAGCTGGAAGCGATGGGCATCGTGATCTGCACCGACACCGCGGTTGCCGAGGTGCGCGAGGACGCGGTCGCGACCGTCGACGGACGCGTGTTCCCGGCCGCGATCACGGTGTGGGCGGCCGGCGTCAAGGGGCCGGACTTCAGCACGCACCTGAACGTGCTGCTCAACCGCAGCAACCAGCTGCTGGTCGATGAGCATCTGCGCAGCGTGAGCGACCCCGAGATCCACGCGCTGGGCGACTGCTGCACGCTGCAGAACCCGGACAAGAGCGCGATCGCGCCGCCCAGCGCCCAGGCCGCACGCCAGCAGGCGATCTACCTGGCCAACCTGCTGACGCACGCGCAGCCGGACGCGCTGCCGGGCTTCAAGTACCGCGACTACGGCACGCTGGTGTCGCTCGGCCGCGGCGACGCCGTCGGCATCCTGCGCCGCGCGATCGGCAAGCACAACGTGCGCGTCAAGGGCACGTTCGCGCTGGCGATGTACGGCCTGACCTACCAGCGCCACGTGATGGGCCACCTCGGTCCGGTGCGCATGGCCGCCAACGTGCTGGCGCGCTGGTTCCGCTCCAAGATGATGATGCCGGTGCGCTGGCACTGA
- a CDS encoding substrate-binding domain-containing protein, with protein sequence MRAHHLKHFTFAALAALALAGGSAAQAADLHVVSSGGFAQAYKDLAGPFERASGDHLVSEWGPSMGATKNAIPARLARGEPIDVVIMVGDALDKLMAEGKLEAGSKVVLANSPIACAVRHGAPHPDISSVAGLRAAFLHASHVAYSDSASGEYIKRQLIDKLGIRQQMEGKAAQIPATPVGEIVAHGDADFGCQQRSELAPVKGIDIVGLLPDEVQMKTEFSGAIVRGAPHPDAGRALLRFLSAPANAPVVAASGLEPAAPAR encoded by the coding sequence ATGCGAGCACATCACCTCAAGCACTTCACCTTCGCGGCACTGGCCGCGCTGGCCCTGGCCGGCGGCAGCGCCGCCCAGGCCGCCGACCTGCACGTGGTCAGCTCGGGCGGCTTCGCCCAGGCCTACAAGGACCTGGCCGGCCCGTTCGAGCGCGCCAGCGGCGACCACCTGGTGTCCGAATGGGGCCCGTCGATGGGCGCGACCAAGAATGCGATTCCCGCACGCCTGGCGCGCGGCGAGCCGATCGACGTCGTGATCATGGTCGGCGACGCGCTCGACAAGCTGATGGCCGAGGGCAAGCTGGAAGCCGGCAGCAAGGTCGTCCTGGCCAACTCGCCGATCGCCTGCGCGGTACGCCACGGCGCCCCCCACCCCGACATCAGCAGCGTCGCCGGTCTGCGTGCGGCCTTCCTGCACGCCTCGCACGTCGCCTACTCGGACAGCGCCAGCGGGGAATACATCAAGCGCCAGCTGATAGACAAGCTCGGCATCCGCCAGCAGATGGAAGGCAAGGCCGCGCAGATCCCGGCCACGCCGGTCGGCGAAATCGTCGCCCACGGCGACGCCGATTTCGGCTGCCAGCAGCGCAGCGAACTGGCGCCGGTCAAGGGCATCGACATCGTCGGCCTGCTGCCGGACGAGGTGCAGATGAAGACCGAGTTTTCCGGCGCGATCGTGCGCGGCGCGCCGCATCCGGACGCCGGACGCGCGCTGCTGCGCTTCCTGAGCGCGCCGGCCAATGCACCCGTCGTCGCCGCGTCCGGCCTGGAACCGGCCGCGCCCGCACGCTGA
- a CDS encoding LysR family transcriptional regulator, whose translation MRINYDILDLQAFVAVAERASFRQAAADLFLSQSALSRRIDKLEESLGVKLFERTTRRVQLTNVGETFLVNVRTALGGLEDAVLGIADLAAHRTGTVTCACVPSAVWHFLPEVLKRFSERYPRIRVRVHDESAQDVLNLVLSGEADFGINFAGAENPEIVFAPIHVENYVLAMRRDHPLAGRAVLNWKDTVDERYISVAKSSGNRSVIDAALAGVEKHPVILCEVNHVAGVLALVEAGLGVAAVPGLSVLPGRPDGIVGVPLANPEIKRTLGLISKRDHSMAPAARTLFDMLTEALLPAATDASAIGVAAP comes from the coding sequence ATGCGCATCAATTACGACATCCTCGATCTGCAGGCTTTCGTCGCGGTGGCGGAACGGGCCAGCTTCCGCCAGGCGGCGGCCGACCTGTTCCTGTCGCAGTCGGCACTCAGCCGGCGCATCGACAAGCTCGAGGAAAGCCTGGGCGTCAAGCTGTTCGAGCGCACCACGCGGCGCGTGCAGCTGACCAACGTCGGCGAGACCTTCCTGGTCAACGTGCGCACCGCGCTCGGCGGGCTGGAAGACGCGGTGCTGGGCATCGCCGACCTGGCCGCGCACCGCACCGGCACCGTCACCTGCGCATGCGTGCCGTCGGCGGTGTGGCATTTCCTGCCGGAGGTGCTCAAGCGCTTCAGCGAGCGCTACCCGCGCATCCGCGTGCGCGTGCACGACGAAAGCGCCCAGGACGTGCTGAACCTGGTCCTGAGCGGTGAGGCGGACTTCGGCATCAACTTCGCCGGGGCGGAAAATCCGGAGATCGTGTTCGCGCCGATCCACGTCGAAAACTACGTGCTGGCGATGCGGCGCGACCATCCGCTGGCCGGGCGCGCCGTGTTGAACTGGAAGGACACCGTCGACGAGCGCTACATCTCGGTCGCCAAATCGAGCGGCAACCGCAGCGTGATCGACGCCGCGCTCGCGGGCGTGGAAAAGCACCCGGTGATCCTGTGCGAGGTGAACCACGTCGCCGGCGTTTTGGCGCTGGTCGAAGCCGGCCTCGGCGTGGCGGCCGTGCCCGGCCTGTCCGTACTGCCGGGGCGTCCGGACGGCATCGTCGGCGTGCCGCTGGCCAACCCCGAGATCAAGCGCACGCTCGGCTTGATCAGCAAGCGCGACCACAGCATGGCGCCGGCTGCGCGCACGCTGTTCGACATGCTGACCGAGGCGCTGCTGCCCGCGGCGACTGACGCGAGCGCTATTGGGGTCGCAGCGCCATGA